One Budorcas taxicolor isolate Tak-1 chromosome 13, Takin1.1, whole genome shotgun sequence DNA window includes the following coding sequences:
- the GHRH gene encoding somatoliberin codes for MLLWVFFLVTLTLSSGSHGSLPSQPLRIPRYADAIFTNSYRKVLGQLSARKLLQDIMNRQQGERNQEHGAKVRPGRQVDGVWTDQQQMALESILVSLLQERRNSQG; via the exons ATGCTGCTCTGGGTGTTCTTCCTCGTGACCCTCACCCTCAGCAGCGGCTCCCACGGTTCCCTGCCCTCCCAGCCTCTCAG GATCCCACGGTACGCAGATGCCATCTTCACTAACAGCTACCGGAAGGTTCTGGGCCAGCTGTCTGCCCGCAAGCTACTCCAGGATATCATGAACAGGCAGCAGGG agagagaaaccagGAGCACGGAGCAAAGGTACGGCCTGGCCGTCAGGTGGACGGCGTGTGGACAGACCAACAGCAGATGGCATTGGAGAGCATCTTGGTGAGCCTGCTGCAGGAGCGCAG GAATTCCCAAGGATGA